The Cryptomeria japonica chromosome 6, Sugi_1.0, whole genome shotgun sequence genomic interval gcagcttcatctcgtgtttctatttctgtctgcaaacaaatctttcttactttcccctacactcctaattcaatccttctatctacattctttacaaaagagggtagtcttgctatctcaacccttgaaactcatttagaattcaatcttgcattgtgtgggattggatcttgtgagcttcaacccctcttttgaatgtaaagtctctcctaagtgaaaaccgtcaatcctagtgacctcctctctctttggagtggggggaacacctagggttcgattttctgctttacagtaaccataccaggttgtgtgatgacacttgtccctatgttcgttAGTGTGTTGTCGTGTTGTCTtaataggagcacttttgtggagtcgtcttGTTGCTTATGCCTTGTGAATACTTGATATCATGCTAGACCTTAAGTCGCAATGACTTAGTTTCACAGATGCTCCAATGGATCTTTGTATTTGCTTTCATTatggggcgtgtgcacaaagatggtggtcagaaaagtggacaccacccaaaaaaaacttggaaaaacaggcagcgcatacgcggttttaaaatttcaaattcccgcgtacgcgcttaggtttgttcttcccgagcctagaaaaagtagcgcgtacgcgctgcgaCTAGGAAAATTAGCGCGTACGTGCTAATAATCTTAGTAAAATCGTGTACGCAGtgcctgataaaaaaagttttaaaaaaaaactgggtcctcatttacccgaaaagtgcattttctattttttttttctcattttctaacctaaaccgcgaatgaggtgctaaatttgtcctctaggctatagatcaaggttagtttttgtttatttttctctttctttctggtttatgcaatttgttttacattttgaatttaatttcattaattttgattaggttttttcattttttgtttcaaaaaccagattcttctaatccaaaacaagaacaaccaaatgcacctcctaaaaacccacaagaacaaccaaatgcacctcctaaaaacaaacaagaacaacccccaattcctacTTTTGACCACAcggccgaaacacaggaagaattaattaatcagttagggcaaaatacatccaaaatcaatagactgattgtaaaattgaaaacttttgagcttgaccatcatcaatccctcgccactagcctagaaacattagctagtggtgccatagccgtttccatagaaattaccaaatggggaagctttagggataggtgtcatcaattctatgccaatgggctatcatacgatggagttaaaaacaaaaatatttctaaacaacaaatatgtgccctttttgttgaccccaaaattggtcagtcattacctcctaatgcaaagaggtttcccatacattggtgtaccaatgtgcagatgaagaatcttttttggcagaggtggtggatggtctttgacgatccaccttgtactaattatgaggtgccattatattttttgagaaaaatatattgtgagtttgtgctcaatgtgcacccaaattattttgacatgagagagtttcatggtagaggtggtggctctgcccaagatagacctggagcctatAGGCGACTAGCCAcggagagtcaccgccccctagcacccaaacccaaggtgcatcaggatgtcccattagagctaaaagagttgatggagctacagactcttcaggtggccacatcattgactagtgccatcatccagcatgggacatcattagcacaccctattgtattcgatgatgagccgttagagggcgacagaaagcccatcaagcatatgtgtgtcagttgctcgaggatatgctcggggatagatgatgcagccggtgtagatggatactcatatcatctatgcatgatttgcagttgtagatgttaggctcacacagttgaggatgtcgcgctgacagatgagttgatggacatggtgtttgcccatgagccacagacacaggtgtgttgatttgaattcataacattttatttatcaatcactttaattttgttattacataaatgaattttcatttatacatcgatttaaattgagacaaataatatgcatttcaggatgcagcagcggtatcccatacacctcccccagttaccacagctgcaacttcgatgcttgaggtataaattttgtaacatgttaaaatagaataatacactttgaattcaaaaaaatacaagatatactaactatctttaatgcttggtccaatttctggtttgtaggtgttgacaggggacaaaatgtcctagattgatgacatcacgctgtcggtgatcgattttggcctacaaggctatacggtatcatattttgtacaactctttttatgtattgttttgatggaaaatgcaagtcatttcattttagatttttaaaattatgtttaatttattatctatactaatatctcatgttaattttctgtttttagggcaccccctccgtgtctagggctcgtccaaagaaaaagaatatctcgaagacgccaaaacatgtgaagaaggtaattgaacacatttttagttgtacaattgtttgaaaatgttgaaatcaagtattagttggggtttgtagattgattagtgtttttttgtctattttacatgtacatcggccattgagctttgtggatatgttgaatgcacctaattcactcacaaatcaagagagggcggaggtatgtatctctactttattttcttgatttcatgattatatgcatgcgtacatgtgaacttatgatatattataatcttatatttttttcatacaggaaatatccatacctatttcgtcaatggcgaaccctcctccttgcattggagaagcatatcaggatccggtacacttttgtttgatacgtaaaattaattgttttcaaccttcaatacttatcattatattaattgtatttaatctttgtacattttttgtataggtcaTAGCGACCGTTtctacattgatggtgagccatcctcagtccattggagaagcatctgaggcacaggtacgtcattgttctctatattatagcttttaagtgtttttgatatatatatgttagtacattgtattaattgtacatttaatctacaatagacttgttcacggtacggccataatgtggatccatttaagtatgtcttcaagaaaactcctaagagtgacaaggagaggagagcgaagacattagctcctagatcagttgatgaggtaatctacatttcaattgcaaaggaattaaagttaaatgcatagttatgatgttaattgtgagctattttctacaaaagaattctaacttggcttttgaattatggttttgtagccatctacagagtcgcgtactgcgccgaagaggcttgattttgatgatccaccagaagtttaggatcatatagtgttagttttggtcatagaatgaccaatacatgtagatatattctacatttttattgtatattgatttggacatgacatatgccacatttttgtaatacttgtattgacttggcagacatgccttatatatatatatcgatattcgatccaataaatgtgtaatgagttcattattttgtattcattgtattttgtggttgtccttttataaatttaaatgaatatttgaatatgtaatcaacaatatgaatataaacaacaaaaatatatgatataaagcattgcaattgtggaatatgatttgataaaatttctaaaatgttgaattaaccctacaaaactccttgtattcagttcgttattgtgtattcattgtatttggtggctgcccttttataaatttaaatgaatatttgcgtatgtaattaacaatatgaatataaacaacaaaaatcgacaatatgaatttaaacaacaatgtgtttggtgcgagagcaccctcacgctcgcaatggtcaaattttgttcctcgtgtgcacaaaccgacgtcgcaaGTGCATCcgagtgggcatgtttatgctaggcattccccttccatgcatcccaaagcaccagaatgttgagagtcataccctaccggtgagatctctcaaatgccctgagtccaaaaaattgttaaaatttgatggactatttcttccaatccacgacacatacggtcgatctgtttgatcccgtggggtcgcgtgagggtcctctacaatggcctatctcggttttcgatgactcggagccattttcaattagtagcttttttttgcctgctcaaaaaaccgtcagttgcttgcaaggaaaagttgcaagattggctagaattgattatgttcctcgtgtgcacaaaccgatgtcgcgagtgcatctgggtgggcatgtttacgctaggcatgcccgtgtcatgcatcccaaagcactagaacgtcgagagtcataccctaccggtgagatctctcaagtgccctgagtccaaaaaattgtcaaaatttgacagactgtttcttccaatccacaacacatacggtcgatctgtttgatcccatggggttgagtgagggtcctctacaatggcctatctttatTTTCGATGACTCGGAGCctttttcaattagtagcattttttcgcctgctcaaaaaaccgtcagttactTGCAAAGAAAAGttgtaagattggctagaattgattatgttcctcgtgtgcacaaaccgacatcgcgagcgtgtccgggtgggcatgtttacactaggcatgctcctatcgtgcatcccaaagcaccagaacatcgagagtcataccctaccgacgcaatgtagaagttgcttgacaacttttttgacaatttttttgacaacaatgacaatttttgctcaaattgtatctagtctcaatctatcacccctatgacccgataatgactcaaataattatccatgattatacaagaataaagaatgctcatgattgaccagggacacatcacatatactcaaaacatagtcacaaaacattgacacacaaaatagtcacaaaacattgtcacatattattcaaaaatttgcctctaattatggtcaaatcagctcttggctatttgattatacaaaaaattgtcttacaaataatctcatgggcttttatacaaaatttggcattacaatatatgcgattcagctcatcgccatttcaatatacaaatcatctcatgggcttttatacaaaatttggcattacaatatgtgtgattcagctcatcgccattttaatatactcttgtgttgtcatgccaaatattttcaattaatgtttttagtgcatctacaacaaccttgtctttgcatggtagtctacccaagaatgcccaaagagaattattgttaggttcctccatttgttctcgcctctttaatgctttacttaatgttattcTACTAatgttcaatgacttacttgttttgcttatcaaacgatctttttttattttcttgctcattatggttgatgtaatgacacgtcgagtagcattagaatcttactacgtgattttgaaccaatagattgatatgcatcaaatagatttctgacaatagttctttcactactactttcagatgatcttaggcctagaattttcattgtctctctaaaattcaaatttttaatcatttgaataattaattgacatcttgcggtttgatttaagtttttaaaatagttttgccatattcttttaatcattctcctacaagtttgttcattcattttattgggcattgacttcaatatattctcatcaatgtcaattagatactttggtttcctacgaatgattctaggaggtgttaacatcggtgcattatgtacattcaattcatcaagtagacaaggtgtaatatgttcatcatttaattgattattcaatgcggtatcttcttcaattgcattaggttcaaacggtaaattatcaaatgtttcttcttcaattgcattaggtgcattatattcatttggtaaatcgaattgagatgttgaggttgacataccttcttctcccattgttcttatgtcatgcaatttcttcatacgctgcctttgtctttccttttgagcctctcattgtttcatcgttcctcgcttgttctttcccatggttgagatcggttgacctaaatagaatcatattacatatatatgtaaagaaaaattcaaaaataaataaataaccataagtatgcatcttatcactattttttggaatcaaactattaaacaatcacaatttaatcatttgaaaccatgcaaaaaaaaaaactaataaaaacaacaattcaatcatttgaaatcatgcaaaaaacaaaaaattcacttacttttatgtatacaacaatgatagaagtgcagacacagttcaagtggggccttcaacgacctcaaaaacttcttttgaggctgttgaggctcttgggcaactaaaactatgtctctaaacTGCGTACGTGCTACATTGATAATCGCGTACGCGCTGCTAGGCCATAAAATCTTGACAAACCCAACGGTATTCTCGACCGATAAGTAGCGtgtacgcgctactaagcctaaaaatgttatcccaaggtatcgaataatgggaatagtaccacttatgagtaataagtactgcgtatgcgctactaagccttaaaaaagttatggaaggggtatggaggaagggagagggagagaggggagagaagagggggggaagggagagagagggagaggagaggggagagggagagagagagagagagagagggagaggagaggggagagggagagagagagaagaagagggaggtgggagagggagagagagaagagggggtgggagagggagagagagggagaggaggagagaacatgggggaaagggagaggtagagggagggagagagggagagaagaggggggagggaagggagatagggagagagagagagagagagagagagagagagagagagagagagagagagagagagagagagagagagacgggagggggagagggagaggagaggggagagggagggagggagggagcgagagagagagagagagagagagagagagagagagagtagagagagagagtaggagagagagagagagaggagggatggagagagggagagagaggagggagggagggagagggagaggagagggagagaggggtgaggagagggggaggagggagaggagagagagggagaggatgcgacatggggggaagggagaagtagagggagggagaaagggagagagagagaggagagagagagagagagagagagagagagagagaggggagaggagagggagagagggagaggggagagagagagagagagagagagagagagagagtgagagagaggagagaggagagagagagagagagagagagagagagagaaacatgggggggaagggagaggtagagggagggagagaatacatgataaaaaatcaaagaggaagttgcagataagaaataaattcacttacttctatagaaggtgcagacacagttgcaatggggtatggagggagagaagaagagaaagagggatggggtatggaggaagggagaaggagagagagagagagagagagagagagagagagagagagagagagagagagagagaccttgtaatgcgtttgagagagagagagagagagagagagagagagaccttgtaatGCGTTTGAGagagagagacgatacacttacatgtgtatatatatgtttaatatattatatgtatataaacatattatatagacaatatcatattatacacatattatatattacatatattatatgaatatacacatattatacatagaatataatattatacaatagtgcgtacgtgctatttatagtaaagatAACGTGTACGCGTTGTTTAATGGGAAACACGcgtgtacgcgcttcttacactataaataccccgtacgcgctttttaaaccatacgtaccctatacgcgcttttgactttttaggcttggaaataggtctggatgacaaagctatggattggaagtttgatttccctccatttctctcatttttgacgtgttttattttatcaacttggtttatcgactttgtcatcatcaggtttacacttcataaagtggctatttctaaaattgccaccatattttcacccatcttctgagcatTCTAACcatattattttttttcaatttgaacaacaataacatattattattgaatttcttttactagtgtctccatagttctcacagacataggtgcaccattttttgaataacttttgatatacgtatccaaatttaaaaaactttatatattattgtagtgcacttgattctttacaatttaaaaaaaataaaattgtattttcgatttgtttagtgcaacatatgcttcgcgcacaaacaggtaccgaattttcaggatgtgctcgattggaaaaatcattaaaaaaaaaatactcaacaaaaaaatacacatcttctagtgctcactcttaactatctttttgctaaaggatttgtcaaaatactaaatctaactatgactttttttatgcgcacgtcaaacactatgttatgtttttcagaaaaaaatagggtTAGTTTTTCATGCGCAAAGAATTTGACCCCCTTactcttatccaattttgaaaaagtttagtagcttggaaactagattcagagtaatacaatatttgttctttgattatcttcatatcttgagtggatgactttcaaagtttgcctctaagttcaggttcacctgatttcagaaaaaaagtgtccacttataccccccttttgaccaccatctttgtgcacttaccctatgttcaactggatcctttccttttcagggatcgtttatgtatttattgaccggcgtggtcatttgtattttggttatgtttcgccttgatggcaggattgtaaatgatgagaacctcatgtattcttaacttatttaattattagaggggtcttgcagttgagcagacccgaagatgtagccctttaggggtgaactccgatatcaatttggtgttatgtgatgcttattctcttatgtttcctttttagttttagtatgtatggatgacattatgttagaatgtatagaatggataagatgaaattaatcgtATATGCATGTATGCAATTGTCTTTAAAATACAGTAAATTGGAtcgtgaaagaatgtagattagaataatggaatatatttagttattgttaaggaaattaagtatgcatggaaagatctcattagtttatgatgaaattcaagtgtgttattaaattagatgctTGACTTAAATTCTAATGAAAAGTATGAacgaaaggtatgaataaatcttaatggatgaactttatcttgtgatctatattttcatcttactaaaagaaattatccttgtttaagaattatctcattataagataatcagcttattggatttattagtgtgagttaagtgaaatgtggaattaagtaatcatgattgggaaaccctttaggtgttagttgatgtcttctgctatgtaatctgaattttaatatctcgttgtatcttaatgttgtgtttatatttcaaaaaaaaaaaatttgcactctattcatgtgttttagcttatcccttcggggtttcctggcaaggcattacatttggtatcagagcccatgttgcaaacactgggatctctggtttcgttgtgcccttagttggtgtgaggtgtatcgaccttatgttgtatgcttgtcctcctttttgtatgtgagtgattgagtaAACCTTaactggtgtgtaacgtgtgtgttcacaccttgttttcatcttcttgatgttggtgttttgagtgattgattgtgctttgtttgcttatggatatcttggtctatgattactcttattcggAAAGaaagtcgtatgtaccttccttattgattgttgtactctttagactgaTCCATtggggttggtcagtgcttgtcttgaatctggaagtacgaaatgtgcttgtttaagattatggtctagcttagtgttgtttgcttgaaggactagtatggtagatattgaatgcttattttgtagcaaatgaAGACAATTTGCAAATTGACGTGTAGTGCTAGACATGGGTGGAACTGGGCGTGTTGCTAGCCAATTGATTTTAGAACCGAGGTGCTTTCTATAGGgtatattgatgataggaagacgTTTGATCTTTGCCCAGAGAAAAGATCTCATGAGTTGTCGATAGATCGCTATTTTTTAGGAAACATAATTTTGTAGAAATTAATTGAAAACAACACATATATGCATGCATTCAAATAACAATTTCATCAATAAAGACAATATTAATAAATAACTATAATTTTCGCATTCATTCGCTATTACATTCTttatagctcaaaaataaacttatcaataTATCTCTACTGTCAaataatttaaacaaatttaaccAAAATCTTTAAAATATGCAATTAGAATATTAACATTTTTGCTCATCACTAATCCATGCTCAAATATTTAAATCAAACTTATTTTTATAtcattaaaaaaatccaaaataataaaatattgaaattgaaaaTCAGATTGAGATCTTTGAGACAATCACACACTAAGAATAAACAATCCAggccaaaaacaaaacaaataaaaaatataattttttacccTTAGAGTAATGAATACCATTCAAAACATCCATTCAAAAAATTAAGAAGAGAGATTTTTccaaaacctatttttttaataataactcATTTAGTTTTCACAACTAACTGGACTCGGGATTTGATACAGCTATGACCTATAAAGAATTTTCCTCCCGGCAACCCTATTACATAGTACATTCATCCTAGGCAAGACCAGACCACACAACTAAATACGTACAAAAGCTGCCCCAAAATTGATCCTATGACAAACTCTAGGACGACCCGAGAGTGACAGTTGGAAGGGTCATCGACACCTCATCAGCTGACGAGGACACCACGTCACGAGTAACCGGCAACCTGAAAagaccccctcctcctcctccacctcctccacagGCTGACTGCTCCACATCCACGCATCCCTTTCTCCCAACAACATTTCTGCAAACCGGGCATATCGGAGTCCTGGACAGCCACGTGTCCACGCAGCTCCCATGAAACACATGCTTACAGACGGGCACCGCCTTGCATTTCTCCCCTTCCTCAAACACCTCCAAGCAGACTGCGCATGACTCAGCTGCCGACGCAGACCCCTCGTTCTGGTACTCAAAGCACGGAAGCTTGTGGAGCTCTTGCTGAGTCAGACCCCTCCCATGGGGTTTACTCGCTCTCAGACTCCGCCGAATGATGCTTGCCGCGATACAGAGATGCAGAAACAACAATAAGAGTATGCCGCCGTATAAGAGCAACGCCGTTGACAATATGAGCGCCATGGGAAGGAAGTCAGTCAGTCACATAAGAcctaaggaaaagaaagaaaaactcCTCCTGACCATTTTATTGGCTGGCTATGTGGAAAAGGCCGGTATATATGTAGGTATATCCGTACAACTGCAGATCCGCACTTGGCTGTATGTGAGTGATATGCCTCTGCTTTTCTCTGCTTTAAAAAACTGCAAAAGTGCGCTGTGTTTGTAAGTGGGGATGAGAGAAGCCAAAGGGTGAAGTGAAGAAGGTGTGGTGCACGTTTTGTGTGAGGAGGGTTTAAAATAAGAGCGATTAACAACTTGGAAGACTTACCCTTAACTTCC includes:
- the LOC131039037 gene encoding E3 ubiquitin-protein ligase ATL41; the encoded protein is MALILSTALLLYGGILLLLFLHLCIAASIIRRSLRASKPHGRGLTQQELHKLPCFEYQNEGSASAAESCAVCLEVFEEGEKCKAVPVCKHVFHGSCVDTWLSRTPICPVCRNVVGRKGCVDVEQSACGGGGGGGGGLFRLPVTRDVVSSSADEVSMTLPTVTLGSS